From Asterias amurensis chromosome 3, ASM3211899v1, a single genomic window includes:
- the LOC139935218 gene encoding L-fucose kinase-like has protein sequence MMGAPTKWTAIVVTCTDPASVLPLQNELEVRQKKGQIDRDVLILTVEDPHARVGSGGATLNALLVVSEHLSQCRGYTVVNSDVLMDSHILIFHVGRSFSFDSCGRAFVTLPATHATSEEKGYEGLVTNLDNLFDTLTYKLSVGCPSGVWVCSTDMFLTVPTTPKINWDGFDGACVIAVPATREYARNHGIYRINKEGFVEDIFFRGGPTAMKMCSLHNGRGDLSDAEVSLVSGIVFLGARAAEKLLSLHSLPGLDACTYMGLDSGVKPIELSLYFDVLLCLAKDVTEEEFVSGEKGNKYDKAYQKKHYSEGLIRSVRSLMWKKLRGIPMKAVLIENARHDYMTRSTKEHLRHVTNCPLQNEGDAHFNWSNITHSHIEDCCDVDDSAVITNCIMEGGVTIGPNCAVSHCHLKRNVVIQKDCVLSNICSKSSKVLARHQLSSGIFLQGFHVRLGGSLKTTRMVYTVLGKFDNLDTPYVKGTSTICNSPWIVFLTRTGIDKEDLWSTHQTDYERTLFNAKLFPVWNIQEDVGIRDTLWLEGGELDPIMLARWRSSWRLSLEEILSCVDLTAEFAWRRDVFYDGGRRRVREVLIRGGNQILMPFFRSAAVEGYCQQTLECIDQGICESNSPSIAARGLAFIANVLGAMANGKGGLRSGPAANAAWQSAFNLLEEGKICEGVKALAKERNNWLSRPDRLVRAARHYESADQIFIRLSVIASKEFISTKPCDAPPMNKWVTATCPARMDLSGGWSDTPPITYEHGGAVIDAAIRLDGKKPIGARARKIEEPHIVLVLGKDPSQSVQIVCKELSQIKDYNNPQALGALLKAAVQCTELVSLSSSESLRDQLMRLYGCGIELNTWSDLPHGSGLGTSSILAGAVIAVLWRLSGKAYEHSSLIHAVLLLEQMMTTGGGWQDQVGGCTPGVNIGHCEGKLPLKVDITPVPLSEEIQCKFNQHFLLVYTGKTRLARNLLQDVIRNWYARSPLLVENCDNLTRNAWECRQAFLDGDLPRVGACLERYWAQKKVMAPGSEPLAVQRMMEALRPYVYGQCLAGAGGGGFMYVMTKEPNAIGQVREILGSLEGLDDISIHTVELDHQGIEIEVED, from the exons ATGATGGGTGCGCCCACAAAGTGGACAGCTATTGTTGTGACGTGCACGGACCCGGCTTCTGTGTTACCCCTTCAGAACG AGCTTGAAGTTCGTCAGAAGAAAGGTCAAATTGACCGTGATGTTCTCATCTTAACAGTTGAAGATCCTCATGCTAGGGTGGGATCAGGGGGTGCTACTCTCAATGCTCTCCTGGTGGTGTCGGAACATCTTAGCCAATGTCGGGGCTACACA GTTGTGAACTCGGACGTGCTGATGGATTCACATATTCTAATTTTCCACGTG GGTCGCAGCTTCTCATTTGATTCTTGTGGACGAGCATTTGTAACACTACCAGCCACACATGCAACCAGTGAGGAAAAAGGCTACGAGGGACTGGTTACAAATCTAGACAATCTGTTCGATACTTTGACATACAAG CTTTCTGTGGGATGCCCATCCGGGGTATGGGTCTGCAGTACGGATATGTTCCTCACCGTACCGACCACGCCCAAGATCAACTGGGATGGTTTCGACGGGGCGTGTGTCATCGCTGTACCCGCAACTCGGGAGTACGCACGTAACCATGGCATCTACAGAATCAACAAAGAA GGTTTTGTGGAAGACATTTTCTTCCGTGGTGGCCCTACGGCAATGAAGATGTGCTCATTACATAACGGTAGAGGAGACCTATCAGATGCGGAGGTTTCTTTGGTGTCCGGCATAGTGTTCCTCGGAGCAAG GGCGGCAGAGAAGTTATTATCTCTCCATAGTCTTCCTGGGTTAGATGCTTGTACGTACATGGGACTAGACAGTGGCGTCAAACCAATTGAG tTGTCCCTGTACTTTGACGTtctcctgtgcttagcaaaagaTGTTACAGAGGAGGAGTTCGTCTCTGGAGAGAAGGGCAACAAATATGACAAAGCGTACCAGAAGAAACATTACAGTGAAGGGCTTATCCGCAGCGTTAGATCTCTAATGTGGAAGAAACTACGGGGGATACCAATGAAAGCTG TGCTGATTGAAAACGCAAGGCATGACTACATGACAAGATCAACCAAGGAACATCTAAGACATGTGACAAACTGTCCGCTTCAAAACGAAGGAGATGCACATTTCAACTGGTCTAACATCACTCACTCACACATAGAG GATTGCTGTGATGTGGACGACTCAGCCGTGATCACTAACTGCATCATGGAGGGCGGAGTGACAATAGGCCCCAACTGTGCAGTCTCCCACTGCCACCTCAAG cGCAATGTTGTGATTCAGAAGGACTGTGTGCTGTCTAATATCTGCAGTAAATCCTCCAAG GTGTTGGCGAGACATCAGCTTTCTTCTGGAATTTTCTTACAAGGATTTCATGTTCGGCTTGGGGGAAGTCTGAAGACAACTCGGATGGTCTACACTGTCCTGGGAAAGTTTGACAATCTTgat ACACCATACGTGAAAGGGACAAGTACAATCTGTAATTCGCCTTGGATTGTGTTCCTGACAAGAACTGGCATCGACAAAGAAGATCTCTGGTCCACTCATCAG ACAGACTACGAACGCACTCTCTTCAATGCCAAACTCTTCCCAGTCTGGAACATTCAAGAAGATGTCGGCATCAGGGATACACTGTGGCTAGAAGGCGGGGAACTAGACCCCATCATGCTGGCAAGGTGGCGCTCTTCGTGGCGTCTCTCTCTTGAAGAAATCTTATCGTGCGTCGACCTCACTGCTGAATTCGCTTGGAGAAG GGACGTTTTCTACGATGGAGGTCGGCGTAGGGTACGGGAAGTTCTGATCCGAGGTGGGAACCAGATTCTGATGCCGTTCTTCAGAAGTGCCGCAGTGGAGGGCTACTGCCAGCAGACTCTGGAGTGCATAGATCAAG GAATTTGTGAGAGCAACTCGCCGAGCATAGCGGCTCGAGGTCTTGCTTTCATTGCTAACGTCCTGGGTGCTATGGCTAATGGAAAGGGTGGTTTGCGTAGCGGACCAGCGGCTAATGCTGCATGGCAAAGTGCCTTTAACCTGCTTGAG GAGGGTAAGATCTGTGAAGGAGTGAAGGCCTTAGCAAAGGAGCGTAACAATTGGCTGAGTAGACCAGACCGTCTCGTCCGAGCGGCAAGACACTATGAGAGTGCTGATCAGATCTTTATTAGGCTCTCTGTGATAGCCTCCAAAGAG TTCATTTCCACAAAGCCGTGTGATGCTCCTCCGATGAATAAATGGGTGACGGCAACTTGCCCGGCTAGAATGGACTTATCTGGTGGTTGGTCTGACACTCCACCAATCACCTACGAGCACGGCGGGGCTGTCATCGACGCTGCAATTCGATTGGACGGCAAGAAGCCAATAGGAGCCAGGGCCAGGAAGATTGAAGA GCCACATATTGTGCTGGTTCTAGGGAAGGACCCATCTCAGAGTGTTCAGATTGTCTGCAAGGAACTGTCTCAAATCAAAGACTATAACAATCCACAGGCTTTAG GAGCTTTGTTAAAGGCGGCAGTACAGTGTACGGAGTTGGTAAGCCTGTCCTCATCCGAGTCACTACGAGACCAACTGATGAGGCTATACGGATGCGGGATTGAGCTCAACACGTGGTCAGATCTACCTCATGGATCGG GTTTAGGAACAAGCAGTATTCTTGCAGGGGCCGTCATTGCAGTGCTGTGGAGACTATCGGGCAAGGCCTACGAACACTCTTCACTTATACATGCA GTACTTCTTTTGGAGCAGATGATGACTACGGGTGGAGGATGGCAGGACCAGGTCGGAG GCTGTACTCCTGGTGTCAACATTGGCCATTGTGAGGGCAAACTGCCCCTCAAAGTAGACATCACCCCCGTCCCACTGAGTGAAGAGATCCAGTGCAAGTTCAACCAGCACTTTCTACTTGTGTACACTGGAAAAACTAGACTGGCCAG GAACTTGCTCCAAGATGTCATCCGGAACTGGTATGCAAGGTCGCCGCTTCTAGTGGAGAATTGCGACAATCTGACACGGAACGCCTGGGAGTGTCGGCAGGCTTTCTTAGATG GTGACCTCCCAAGAGTGGGTGCCTGCCTAGAGAGGTATTGGGCCCAGAAGAAGGTGATGGCCCCAGGCTCGGAGCCACTAGCCGTCCAGCGAATGATGGAAGCGCTACGGCCGTACGTCTATGGTCAGTGTCTAGCCGGCGCTGGGGGCGGTGGCTTCATGTATGTGATGACCAAAGAGCCCAATGCTATCGGTCAAGTCAGAGAAATACTTGGGTCACTCGAG GGTTTAGATGACATCTCAATACACACCGTGGAACTCGATCACCAAGGCATTGAGATAGAGGTTGAGGATTAA